The genomic segment ACTGCGACGAATCTTCTTGTACATTTTCCACCCAAACTCATAGTAAGTATTTTTAAACAGAATCATAAACAAAATGGTCATTACTAACAACACGACTGCCTAAAATGGTGAATATTACCATGGTAACAAAACAAGACACTCACTAACCATGGCGAGTGCAAAATATCCAACATCAGTCAGCCCTTCATCATTGCTTGTTGCATTACTTGATGTATCACTAGTTTCACGAAACTGATAAACTAAAAGGGAAGAAAAATATAACTcttcactatacacacacatgtattacTAACCTTGAACAATAGCATAAATTGTCACTAAGACGTTGAGAAGGACAAAAGCGCACACCTCCAAAATACTTTGCActttcaactacaaacatgAGATCTATTTATGTGTATTTAGATACACATAGTCCAACACTTACAGCATAGCAAAGTAGACCAAAGTTATATAACACAACACAGAAGAATAGAATGACATAGATCACTTTGTCTTCTCCTAACCCATCCGGTTCCTTATCCTACACATGCAACATATTTAAGTGAAATACGTCTAGTAATTCCCTCTTACGTACCTCATCCACTTCTGGTATATATCCACGGCTTAGATTATCCCTCAACTCACGTCTATCACTACAGCTTAGGTCATCATACACAGTTCCATTGTTGTCTATGATAAGGTCGCTGTTGAACTCGCCAACAATGAGACTGGGAATGATCAGGCCAGTTATCAGTACAGCTAATGGGTTACAATATTACAACCTACAACACACGTAGATAAAATACCTTGTAATAGAGCAGCACCAAGGAAAACAAGAGAGTGTCTTGAAAAGGATTCTTTGATGTAATACTTCGTCTTTCTCTTATTTCCCTGTAATTTGTTAGCTCTTCCCTTGTTTCGCGGTAAGCCAAATTGATGCCTCTTAGCCGCGGGCTGATAGTTACTACTAGGGTAGCCATTCTCGCCTGTAATCGACGCCATCTGAACGATCTAAATGATGACTCTCCGAGAAGTTCCTTGGCAGATATACTCAGAATACTCGGGAATACCCACCGTATTTTAAAGTTTTCAGTTCCGGAAATACCGGATTTTCTTTATTGAACTATTGGCCTCAGGTCACCATCAGAAGCCAAATTATTATCTGTCATTCAGATTTTCCTCGCAAACCACTAACAATTCAAAAACATATCAATATTCCAATGCTTTCATTCAAACAAGTGCGTAAACAACAAAAATATCTCATACAATTTTCAGTGTTTGTTAAAAAAGCACATCACATCCGCTTGTACACACCTAGACGACTGTTGCAAACTGGGCAAGTGTGGGATACATCTTTACATCCATCCACACAGAATGGGATCAGACAGCACCTAATAACACATAACCATATACACCAACACAATGTACTGATCACACTTACGGCCACAAGCCTAGCAAACACAACACCAGTACTAATATCCACATTAGGGTCCCAGACTCGTACTCCACCTTCGTGGAGACCTGGTTACGACAATTAGGGCACATGATATTGACTGGATACTCGCCATAACTCGTTGGTACGACTACCGTGGCAGGTTGAGTGACCACAGTGACCTGTGGAGGCTGAAGTAGACGATATAAGCAGGGCATAAGATGGCGTAGTTAGCCATTTTGCGTACCTGTTCGCTGGATGGCGGGTAGGGAGGCGCCTGTCCGCTGGATGGCGGGTAGGGAGGTGCCGTGGTTGTTTCTGGATTGTATGGAGGCGGCTGGTTACCAACAAGAGGAGTTTTCTCTGTTTCACTCATCCTAGCTCTGTCTCGCTACAAATCAAAGACTGCTTGCCTCGCTCCTTGTTCAAAGTATCACGTGCCTATACTCAGTCACGTGTTTATTggtctctaatattttcattcGTTTGCTGTTTATGGAATCTGAAGTGACttactgttattattattattgtcagtgttgggcaagttactttgtaaaagtaactagttacatattacatattacttgcaactgaactatttagttacagttacatattacccataaaataaagtaactgtaataatattacatattatattactttgtgtccacagccttaagctgtcaagtgtgaaactaccaccttatcacatgacacgattgcgttgttggacaatgtgcaaatcttggttataagtaagaagctagtgcaTTCATTAGGCCTCGTTATGGTTAggtgttactcagaggattactaacgagattagtaacgaAAAAaagtaatattacgtaatatatattttttatttttttgttcttttatagtacagttacaatacaaattactctacaactaaactacaaacacaattaattacaacaggggtttggggaaaggaaaatcagagtcctcacactgcaaagcccagtaccataaaatcatacgggcattgtttgtccataaagaaactgaaagttgttgtaacaaatgtttacgagcctgtttggttgatgcaccacttctgACTGTGGTGCGTTCAGCGATGGTACGAAAGGTCTGGAGtgcaaatggtgaccaaaaaccaaaagtttctacaacaagtgggacaaagtcacaccctgcctcctctacagcatcttgatgtctctggtccttggctaactcacctgcagcagcagctaccccagcacaagaagaaaaagaaatgtgagaaggctgggtagtgctacaaacagacacatcaaaataagctggacgaccatgctgaaagtcagggtggtacacatcacctgggcgagaattatcttcataagaaacacgttgttccttcaaaactcctgagtgactctggcacaaagcatgacaaacaatgtcaactagagcatcatggcgacgaattctcataggaccatgagaacattctagaagatgatcaccaaattggtcaatggaagtaagacacacacataatggggaaagtggaaatagagggattccgagccacaaacgaaggccaacaacaaactcaggaccaggaatagccagagcaagggagacttaaggaatagctttgagccatccactgctagtaccagatgagtgagagagagcagtaagtcgagcacggtttcggatgttgaaagaagcaattagttggtcatactgattttgatctaacAGAGCCTGTAAGTCCTGCTGGGTAGCAGAGGGAATAAAGATATCAGATGTAAACCTTTCAAAGGTAGCAACAGTATGTTCTTCATTTGAAAACACTAGATCATGAAAGTCCTGGGATAGAAGATGAGAAGCCAGGAGACGAGCACTATTACATGAACCCAAAAAGGCTGCAGCAGCGGAAGAAAAGGATGAGCGCAAGCCCAGACCCCCCAAGCGAAATGGTAAAGTGGCTTGGCACCAAGAATCATTAGGAAGACTACATTGTATTATGTGACTTAggcaagatttaagattagaatcaaactgttctaaaaaggagtgcaatatacagaatgGCACTGTGCgcaaaagatgaatgatcttGCAGCTTCCAAGGCAGCTGCATAGTAAATGAAGCTCGACTTGAGTGTCTTCTAAAATTGCAATGCTGTCTTGAGCAGCTgtttagactcgttacagtaattatattacttaggtaacgcgttacatttgtaagtaaagtatcttgcgttatattacctgttgtcatagcgtatttcgttatattactttgttaccacaaaagtaataatattacgtaacgcgttacataagtaacgcgttactcccaacactgattattGTTGCTGTTTGCAAGAAATTTCTCACTCAAATTGCTCCAGGTCTACTCAGCTGTgtattggggacctggtgtcaactggggaagcagcccacccagctgtaacatcagtgggtacctggtgtttactggggaagtgaatgcccaactgtccttgtctcgtttagcagtgttggggtcattgtggaacttcaggttccgtgacctctctccatgagacctggacagtcctgcaggttactactgccccaggaggattttcctgcactggCAAGGCTCTAGTACCTGGCTGAGTGGTGTATAaacatcccagtgctggtttgctgggcaGCCATAGTAGTGTTTCCATGGctgctgtaggctttgcttgcttaggctttgtgtgtgtggcCATGCTGCCAGCCCCCTTGTTGTGGACACAGTAACACATCACCTAGTAACAGTAACATAGAAGTTTACACTACAGCATGAAtagaatacaattacaaaagatTAACTGATTGTATATGCTGCACTGAAGGTTTGCTAGTAGCTTGTAGGTGATGTGGCTAATGGCAGCACCCCTGACTTTGCCGTGTGGTGAATGGTGAAGAGACTCCCTAGTGTTGGCCTAGCAAGCCAACAAGAGGGCTTTACATTATGCATACACCATGGTTTGTGCAAGGCAGACCAATCTATGCAATTCTATGGCCTATCCCCCTCCTTGGGGTCCTCTCCGAGGGTGGGGGGGTCAGTGCCTCCCCTCCCCTCTTCAGAAAATTTTCACAATGTTGCTCATTgcttagacataattcaaatTGCAGCTTGTGtaatataatcaagacacacggtagtgtgtcgtgcgggccaagaagccggcgcgtaatacccgtgagtatattgacaggaagaaagaaaacgcaattttcgcacctccgtagctctgtgcttccttgatgaaacaagacgatttttgctgtggacatgccctccaactgcagcactccacattccaaatttgagcgaaatcgcttcgcgcgttcccgagatatgcgacttcaaaaattggctcagtttcttcgttttcttcttcttcttcttatttttctttttcttgtcgcacacttacaaaaactgctataaaactcgaacgccatatccgattgccttgaaatttggcacacagaagggggatataaaggtgcatctcggtaccaactttggctggaatacgataaacaggtaaagagttatgagcgattattcacgaaaaataacaccaatatgttgtcacgcctacagggtaaaccgcgtatgggaagaagctgaaaatcggtgggtgaataggataactattgaacctcaaaccttttgtggtttgaaagaaatcgagctacaaaacaggaagatacaacgaaaaaaccaacagtatgtaacaattacgcaatcgaggttagctaataaaaaaaaatgactgcttgccacgcctaccagataaaccgcttggggtaatgctttgaaaatcgttgtacagatggagtaatcagctcatcaatggtgtagaagaaccagacttaaagccacggagttataacacgaaatccaacttggtgcagcaagtgcgagatcgagatactctaatagagcagtcatcctaatagagcagtcaccctgaagagaattcaagagatcagctagaaataagaaaactgtatagagatcagctagaaacaagtcaccctgtagagagatcagctagaagaagttaccttgtagggagttcatgcaactatggaaagagatagttcaactagaaaaaatcaccttgtagagttcagctacaaagaaaccaccatgtagagagttcagctgcaaacaaatctccctgtagagagttcagttagaagaagttaccttgtagagagttcagctacaaagaaaccattctgtaaagagctcagctgcaaacaaatcacctgtacagaattcagctacaaataaatcaccctgtagagagatcagctagaagaaattactttgtagagagttcagctacaaagaaaccaccatgtagagagttcagctgcaaagaaatcaccttgtatagaattctgccacaaacaaattgccctgtagaaagatcagttagaagaagttaccttgtagatagttcagctacaaacagatctccctgtagagagatcagctagaagaaattaccttgtagagagttcagctacaaagaaaccaccatgtagagagttcagctgcaaagaaatcaccctgtagaaaatacagccacaaacaaatttcccttagaaagatcagttagaagaagttaccttttagagagttcagctacaaagaaaccatcatgaagagagttcagctgcaaacaaatctccctgtagagagttcagttagaagaagttaccttgtagagagttcagctatatacaaagaaaccattctgtaaagagctcagctgcaaacaaatcacctgtacagaattcagctgcaaacaaatcaccctgtagagagatcagctagaagaagttaccttgtagatagttcagctacaaacaaatctccctgtagagagatcagctagaagaaattaccttgtagagagttcagctgcaaagaaatcaccactgcccaaatttcaaggcaatagctctctccaatctgaagttatcaattgtcaaagttggcaaattggatgtgtgtggagggccccttttcgcaaatccgatcacatatgtattatatatataatttgtacatttactgataaaatatttaaagtacatgtacttcatctattcttcttcctgtagtaaagaaaaaaaacataggttaaaaaagtcccaaagctggccataggccggctttggggtatacaaatacaaaaagaaatgaaatctaatccaaaacagccaagctgtaaaaaaagtgtgcggccctcagaaaggctatggtgaaaaaagatgtgaaatccaaggtggcggccaagaaatggctgtgatggtaggttaatggtaaaaattttaataacgacaattcaggtgaatttttgtgccgcttcacaaaatttacctgaattgtcattattaaaatttttaccattaacctaccatcacagccatttcttggccgccaccttggatttcacatcttttttcaccatagcctttctgagggccgcacactttttttacagcttggctgttttggattagataaactTGTCTATAGCAATTAAAATTAGGCATAGTATATGGAGAACtagtcatatactctaataaaacagtcaacagcttaattataaaacactgtttATCAGTTCACACTACTACAATACCTGTTCTCCCTAAATATTCAATTCTATGTACATCCTAGATAATGTGACTAGAAATTCTCTGGAAATGAAAAATCATGCACAAGCCAGCAGTATCTATGCTTAAATATTCATgcaatgcttgtgctattaatTCTGTTTTCTAACTCAGAACTTTCAAATAAAAATTCACAATAATTTCAGCCAGAATTATCACTATATTTATTTTCAAAAGATTAATTTGAGCTACTATATtatagcctatatataggcCATATACTATATTGTTTCAGCTCAGCAGCATTCATGTTTACTGCATTGAACTTTcagccaccaaattcaatctctgAAAGTTGTAGACCTTATACTATACTAATTCTTTTTTCTCATGCTTTGCACAGTGTGGTTCAGCACATTGTGCAGTCACTTCTACCACTGTTCCCCTACAGGATCCACTCCTGCTCTTATCTAGCCTAAATTTCAATAGCTTGTAAGATAGGTTATTCAGCATCCTATGACTAGTTGAGTTCTCTCTCCTAGCCAATGGCTTATAAATGGCCAGCATTTTGGCTGTGTGAGTGTGTGCTTTCATGAGGGTTGGGGTGGAGATGATGATCTCAAGAGAGATGATGGTCTTTCAGATAAGCAgaagtgtgtttgtgtgtatcagTCCAGTTCTCGCAGTCTGACACTCTCCTATCCAAGCTGATTCATATCCTAATTATAAACCATGTTTTGGTATTCAAACATGGCACATATGGTGCAGTGCTCACATGGTACAGTGTGCTGTAATGTGTAATCACatctgaacacacacacacaatttataTTCCGTATAAATGGTCCTGTTTACCCACCTGTGCACTAACTCAGGTACCACGAGTTAGTGCTGGCTAATCTTCCTGCATCTTAATTGGCCATCATTTTCAGTGAATTGTACTGCGCATCGATTTATTGAGTGGGGCCA from the Dysidea avara chromosome 13, odDysAvar1.4, whole genome shotgun sequence genome contains:
- the LOC136243674 gene encoding LITAF domain-containing protein-like, which encodes MSETEKTPLVGNQPPPYNPETTTAPPYPPSSGQAPPYPPSSEQPPQVTVVTQPATVVVPTSYGEYPVNIMCPNCRNQVSTKVEYESGTLMWILVLVLCLLGLWPCCLIPFCVDGCKDVSHTCPVCNSRLGVYKRM